From a region of the Corallococcus macrosporus genome:
- a CDS encoding nuclear transport factor 2 family protein — MSVRSVIDRYYECVNAGDWEGWLGLFDEHLVMDEQLAGHLEGLTALRGAVSGIQQVYSRFQNTPRYFVIDGAQACVVSHISATSAGGKPIEAEVANYFLIQDGKIAYMANFHDSVPFAPILEPQPRQARESE; from the coding sequence ATGAGCGTCCGTAGCGTGATCGACCGGTATTACGAGTGTGTCAATGCGGGAGACTGGGAGGGCTGGCTCGGGCTCTTCGATGAGCACCTCGTCATGGACGAGCAGCTGGCCGGGCATCTGGAAGGCCTCACCGCGCTGCGGGGGGCCGTCTCCGGTATCCAGCAGGTGTACTCACGCTTCCAGAACACCCCCCGGTACTTCGTCATCGACGGTGCCCAGGCCTGCGTGGTGTCTCACATCTCCGCGACCAGCGCCGGCGGCAAGCCCATTGAAGCGGAGGTCGCCAACTACTTCCTCATCCAGGACGGGAAGATCGCCTACATGGCGAACTTCCACGACAGCGTGCCCTTCGCCCCCATCCTCGAACCGCAGCCGCGCCAGGCCCGCGAGAGCGAGTGA
- a CDS encoding serine/threonine-protein kinase PknK, with the protein MLGQSPLRRPWEPLLGTWPSGDSSPREIGNRYQLLRRLGSGGFGTVYLARDRLGGLVALKRLRSSRHAHAGGDGPACELPSKHRYRAMLVLAHEFEVLASLRHPNIISVMDYGFDGSQPYLVLELLNEARTFTQAGRGQPRSVQVDMLVQMLQALHYLHRHGIIHRDLKPANILVLDGKVKLLDFGLAVGREQRVRAMSSGTPGYLAPEVLRGEAPSELSDLYAVGVLAYELFVGRHPRVSCSPRPLREERSPLAWLDAPDSLDGDSGTDSLEPDLAWIVDGMMVGMRDPSACRVYDMPQELEPGLAQLLLKLLDPLPHNRFQSADLAIGALCAATGQSLPVETVATRESFLQAARFIGRERELGLLGAALEDAEREERGGAWLVAGESGVGKSRLLDEFRVRAMARGIPVLRGQAVRAGGLPYHAWHEVLRALTCLTELGDWEASVFKPLVPDIAQVLRRPVADAEPLATEAADQRLLLAVEDIFKRLPQTTVVLLEDLQWADHSTLALLNRLARQASGTRLLLLVSYRDDERPRLPEELPGLPVLTLPRLSSAEIAQLSESMMGSPGRAPRVLSLLERETEGNPFFLIEVIRSLAEECGRLDYIGHVPLPAAAFVGGMRSIVERRLGMVPPRARGPLRLAAILGRDIHEELLREAWPALDVAGWLVECADAAVLEVMGNRWRFVHDKLREGLLDSLPPEDAGALHREAARAIESVHPDEAGWMAALAHHWGEAGDVAREARYSERAGEHAMSVYACCEAIPYFERALAFAKARPDGARWVIHLEGRLAEAHYLMGQMQSCRSYLERALDHLGCPVMRLLKGSKLGVARQVLCMLLQSVAPWAFRVRSAERRQQRIEEGQLLWMLSDIFCFAQDVPRLLWTAFRLLNVLKPTGPSLDLALGHITMATVLGSHPSLRPLVEKWHARGMETVEHLGASTDIAYALVRRSVCSIGYAQWQAVETWGERARRLSDAARDFRRAEESRIVLLVPWAYRGQFRRSIELSYELEDSARRRGSAQTLHWGPGVRGVPLVRMGRASEAVREMEEELPWLEAHGGASEKVVVQGSLALALLRQHEEARALELADRGLVLLREMTPVAYWIFAGATCVCEVYLSVWAQRGGEALSKEEPLVRSAHEACKALRRFARAFVIGRPFALLCDGLEAALSGHPRRARRAWRRCVRRAQALSMPYEEGRAWFELGRHGPAEEPVRREYLARAMDLFTRLEARDDLARVESVMAQAGR; encoded by the coding sequence ATGCTCGGACAATCGCCATTGCGGCGGCCATGGGAGCCGCTCCTCGGGACCTGGCCCTCCGGCGACTCCTCCCCCAGGGAGATAGGCAATCGCTATCAGCTCCTCCGGCGCCTGGGGAGCGGCGGCTTCGGGACGGTGTACCTGGCGAGGGACAGGCTCGGCGGGCTGGTGGCCTTGAAGCGGCTGCGCTCGAGCCGCCATGCCCATGCAGGCGGGGATGGCCCCGCCTGCGAGCTTCCGTCGAAGCATCGCTACCGGGCCATGCTCGTCCTGGCGCATGAGTTCGAGGTCCTCGCCTCGCTGCGCCACCCGAACATCATCAGCGTGATGGACTACGGCTTCGACGGGTCGCAGCCCTACCTCGTGCTCGAGCTGCTCAACGAGGCGCGGACCTTCACGCAGGCGGGACGCGGGCAGCCCCGGTCCGTGCAGGTGGACATGCTGGTGCAGATGCTCCAGGCGCTCCACTACCTGCACCGGCACGGCATCATCCACCGCGACCTCAAGCCGGCGAACATCCTGGTGCTGGACGGGAAGGTGAAGCTGCTCGACTTCGGCCTGGCGGTGGGCCGGGAGCAGCGGGTGCGCGCGATGAGCTCCGGGACGCCGGGCTACCTCGCTCCGGAGGTGCTCCGGGGAGAGGCCCCCTCGGAGCTGTCGGACCTCTACGCGGTGGGCGTCCTCGCCTACGAGCTCTTCGTGGGCAGGCATCCGCGGGTGTCATGCTCCCCGCGGCCCCTCCGCGAGGAGCGCTCACCCCTCGCGTGGCTGGACGCGCCGGACAGCCTGGACGGGGACAGCGGGACCGACAGCCTCGAGCCCGACCTCGCCTGGATCGTCGACGGGATGATGGTCGGGATGCGCGACCCTTCCGCGTGCCGGGTCTACGACATGCCCCAGGAGCTGGAGCCGGGGCTGGCCCAGCTCCTCCTCAAGCTGCTCGACCCGCTGCCCCACAACCGGTTCCAGAGCGCGGACCTGGCCATCGGCGCGCTGTGCGCGGCCACGGGACAGAGCCTGCCCGTGGAGACGGTGGCCACCCGCGAGAGCTTTCTGCAGGCGGCCCGCTTCATCGGCCGCGAGCGTGAGCTGGGGCTGCTCGGCGCCGCCCTGGAGGACGCCGAGCGGGAAGAGCGGGGCGGGGCGTGGCTGGTGGCGGGCGAGAGCGGCGTGGGCAAGTCGCGCCTGCTGGACGAGTTCCGCGTCCGGGCGATGGCGCGAGGCATCCCCGTGCTGCGCGGGCAGGCCGTCCGCGCGGGGGGGCTGCCCTACCACGCGTGGCACGAAGTGCTGCGCGCGCTGACCTGTCTCACCGAGCTGGGAGACTGGGAGGCGTCGGTCTTCAAGCCCCTCGTGCCGGACATCGCGCAGGTGCTGCGCCGCCCCGTGGCGGACGCCGAGCCCCTGGCCACGGAGGCGGCCGACCAGCGCCTCCTCCTCGCGGTGGAGGACATCTTCAAGCGGCTGCCCCAGACCACGGTGGTCCTCCTGGAGGACCTCCAGTGGGCGGACCATTCGACGCTGGCGCTGTTGAACCGGCTCGCGAGGCAGGCCTCGGGGACGCGGCTGCTGCTCCTGGTCAGCTACCGGGATGATGAGCGTCCCAGGCTGCCGGAGGAGCTGCCGGGGCTCCCGGTGCTGACGCTGCCCCGGCTGTCCTCCGCGGAGATCGCCCAGCTCAGCGAGTCGATGATGGGCTCGCCCGGGCGCGCGCCGCGCGTGCTCTCGCTGCTGGAGCGTGAGACGGAGGGCAACCCCTTCTTCCTCATCGAGGTCATCCGCTCGCTGGCGGAGGAGTGCGGGCGGTTGGACTACATTGGCCACGTGCCCCTGCCGGCCGCGGCCTTCGTCGGAGGCATGCGCTCCATCGTCGAGCGGCGGCTGGGCATGGTGCCCCCCAGGGCGCGCGGGCCGCTGCGGCTGGCGGCCATCCTCGGCCGGGACATCCACGAGGAGCTGCTGCGGGAGGCCTGGCCCGCGCTGGACGTGGCGGGCTGGCTCGTCGAGTGCGCGGACGCGGCGGTGCTGGAGGTGATGGGGAACCGCTGGCGCTTCGTCCACGACAAGCTGCGAGAGGGGCTGCTGGACAGCCTTCCCCCCGAGGACGCGGGGGCCCTGCACCGCGAGGCGGCGAGGGCCATCGAGTCGGTGCACCCGGACGAGGCGGGGTGGATGGCGGCGCTCGCCCACCACTGGGGCGAGGCCGGCGACGTGGCTCGCGAGGCGCGCTACTCCGAGCGGGCCGGCGAGCACGCCATGTCCGTCTACGCCTGCTGCGAGGCCATTCCGTATTTCGAGCGGGCCCTGGCCTTCGCCAAGGCCCGGCCGGACGGGGCCCGGTGGGTCATCCACCTGGAGGGCCGTCTGGCGGAGGCCCATTACCTCATGGGGCAGATGCAGAGCTGCCGCTCCTACCTGGAGCGGGCGCTGGACCACCTCGGCTGTCCCGTGATGCGGCTGCTGAAGGGCTCGAAGCTGGGCGTCGCGCGGCAGGTGCTGTGCATGCTGCTCCAGTCCGTGGCGCCCTGGGCCTTCCGGGTGAGGTCCGCCGAGCGCCGGCAGCAGCGCATCGAGGAGGGGCAGTTGCTGTGGATGTTGAGCGACATCTTCTGCTTCGCCCAGGACGTCCCCCGGCTGCTGTGGACGGCCTTCCGCCTGCTCAACGTGCTGAAGCCCACCGGGCCTTCACTGGACCTGGCCCTTGGCCACATCACCATGGCCACGGTGCTGGGCAGCCATCCCTCCTTGCGCCCGCTGGTCGAGAAGTGGCACGCGCGCGGCATGGAGACCGTCGAGCACCTGGGGGCCTCGACCGACATCGCCTACGCGCTGGTGCGCCGCTCGGTCTGCAGCATCGGGTACGCCCAATGGCAGGCGGTGGAGACGTGGGGGGAACGGGCCCGGCGGCTCTCCGATGCCGCCCGGGACTTCCGGCGCGCGGAGGAGAGCCGCATCGTGCTGCTCGTGCCCTGGGCGTACCGCGGGCAGTTCCGGCGGAGCATCGAGCTCTCCTACGAGCTGGAGGACTCCGCGCGGAGGCGGGGCTCCGCCCAGACCCTGCACTGGGGGCCCGGCGTCCGGGGCGTGCCCCTGGTGCGCATGGGCCGGGCCAGCGAGGCCGTGCGCGAGATGGAGGAGGAGCTGCCCTGGCTCGAGGCCCACGGCGGGGCATCGGAGAAGGTCGTCGTCCAGGGCTCGCTCGCCCTCGCGCTGCTGCGGCAGCACGAAGAGGCGCGGGCGCTGGAGCTGGCGGACCGTGGGCTGGTGCTGCTGCGGGAGATGACGCCCGTGGCGTACTGGATCTTCGCGGGCGCTACGTGCGTGTGCGAGGTGTACCTGAGCGTGTGGGCGCAGCGTGGCGGGGAGGCGCTCTCGAAGGAAGAGCCGCTGGTGCGCTCGGCGCATGAGGCCTGCAAGGCCCTGAGGCGGTTCGCCCGGGCCTTCGTCATCGGCAGGCCGTTCGCCCTGCTCTGCGACGGGCTGGAGGCCGCGCTCTCCGGGCACCCGCGCCGCGCGCGCCGGGCCTGGCGGCGCTGCGTGAGGCGTGCCCAGGCCCTGTCGATGCCCTACGAGGAAGGGCGCGCCTGGTTCGAGCTGGGGCGCCATGGGCCCGCCGAGGAGCCGGTCCGGCGGGAGTACCTGGCGCGCGCGATGGACCTCTTCACCCGGCTTGAAGCGCGCGATGACCTGGCGCGGGTCGAGTCGGTGATGGCGCAAGCAGGGAGGTGA
- a CDS encoding VOC family protein gives MTRPEFLHLALACADPLRIEQFYTKHFGFQRVRVVSLGNEQIVFLRSGSLSLELFQARQPAPVIAPDADGPWYPGWRHIAFNVDDVDAKLAELGADARVTLKPMDFDDFIEGWRSAWIADPEGNIIEISQGYEDE, from the coding sequence ATGACCCGACCCGAGTTCCTGCACCTCGCCCTGGCCTGCGCGGATCCGCTGCGCATCGAGCAGTTCTACACGAAGCACTTCGGCTTCCAGCGGGTCCGCGTCGTGTCGCTGGGGAACGAGCAGATCGTGTTCCTCAGGTCCGGCAGCCTCTCCCTGGAGCTCTTCCAGGCGCGGCAGCCCGCACCGGTGATTGCGCCGGACGCGGACGGGCCCTGGTATCCCGGCTGGCGGCACATCGCGTTCAACGTCGACGACGTGGACGCGAAGCTGGCGGAGCTGGGCGCCGATGCGCGCGTGACGCTCAAGCCCATGGACTTCGATGACTTCATCGAAGGCTGGCGGTCCGCGTGGATAGCCGACCCGGAGGGCAACATCATCGAGATCAGCCAGGGGTACGAGGACGAATGA
- a CDS encoding nuclear transport factor 2 family protein, whose translation MPTVTPEQVANAYAALMSGDRNQIEQYWAEDMRWYVPGHNLLSGWKEGLDGFLGFMRQVGELSGNSFHMENLCTTTSDEYSADVTRNRGQRAGNPAKQLDITAVHVLRWRDGKVTEGRGAIMGDGTAQYDQFWSPV comes from the coding sequence TTGCCCACAGTCACACCCGAGCAGGTCGCGAACGCCTACGCGGCCTTGATGAGCGGAGACCGGAATCAAATCGAGCAGTACTGGGCCGAAGACATGCGCTGGTATGTGCCCGGCCACAACCTGCTGTCAGGCTGGAAGGAGGGCCTGGACGGGTTCCTCGGGTTCATGCGCCAGGTGGGTGAGCTGTCCGGGAACAGCTTCCACATGGAGAACCTCTGCACCACCACCAGCGATGAGTACTCGGCGGACGTGACGCGCAACCGCGGGCAGCGCGCGGGCAATCCCGCCAAGCAGCTGGACATCACCGCCGTCCACGTCCTGCGGTGGCGTGACGGAAAGGTCACGGAAGGCCGCGGGGCCATCATGGGTGATGGCACCGCCCAGTACGACCAGTTCTGGTCGCCGGTGTAA
- a CDS encoding GMC family oxidoreductase translates to MTVHDFIVVGGGSAGAVIASRLSEDLGCRVLLLEAGGDQIPEEVTRPSAWPLMLGSSIDWGYTSVPQAALGGRVTQEPRGKLMGGSSNLYIMMHVRGHPSDYDGWARQGCHGWAYSDVLPYFQKLERQLPVTNAKDHGPNPTSQAFLEACQELGFPSTGDFNGPTMEGAGWHHLNIRDGKRHSVNAAYLLPALARPNLTLVTEAHATRLIFEGERCVGVEYHRQGGLERAYATREVVVSCGAIESPKLLMLSGIGQPEQLARFGIPVRAALPGVGENFHNHVLSGVIRECAPRVPAPRLNLSECALFWKSHPDQVGPDLQLAFVHVPFNGTVGLRYPNAISILPGVVRPLARGWVRLASGDPLDRPLVHPNYLGNEADRKRLMQGVEMARELFATRAFSGWVRDERMPGPKVKTRAQLQAFLQESADSYHHQAGSCRMGLDAMAVVDPKLRVFGVEGLRVADASVMPSVPSGNCHAGIVMIAERCADLLKAEHLEGLRP, encoded by the coding sequence ATGACTGTCCATGACTTCATCGTGGTCGGAGGCGGCTCGGCGGGAGCGGTCATCGCCAGCCGGCTGAGTGAGGATCTCGGGTGCCGGGTGCTGCTCCTGGAGGCGGGCGGCGACCAGATACCGGAGGAGGTCACGCGCCCCTCGGCGTGGCCCCTGATGCTCGGCTCGTCCATTGACTGGGGATACACCAGCGTGCCCCAGGCGGCGCTTGGCGGCCGGGTCACCCAGGAGCCTCGCGGAAAGCTGATGGGCGGCAGTTCCAACCTGTACATCATGATGCATGTCCGCGGGCACCCGTCTGACTATGACGGCTGGGCCCGTCAGGGATGTCACGGCTGGGCCTACTCGGATGTATTGCCCTACTTCCAGAAGCTGGAGCGCCAGCTTCCGGTGACGAACGCCAAGGACCACGGACCGAACCCGACCTCCCAGGCGTTCCTGGAGGCCTGCCAGGAGCTGGGCTTTCCTTCGACCGGGGACTTCAACGGCCCGACGATGGAGGGGGCCGGGTGGCATCACCTCAACATCCGGGACGGCAAGCGCCACAGCGTCAACGCGGCCTACCTGCTCCCGGCCCTGGCGCGGCCCAACCTCACGCTCGTGACGGAGGCCCACGCCACCCGGCTGATCTTCGAGGGCGAGCGCTGCGTGGGCGTCGAGTATCACCGCCAGGGCGGGCTCGAGCGCGCCTACGCCACGCGGGAGGTGGTCGTCTCGTGTGGAGCCATCGAGTCGCCCAAGCTGCTCATGCTGTCGGGCATCGGTCAGCCCGAGCAGCTCGCACGGTTCGGCATCCCCGTGCGGGCGGCCCTCCCCGGCGTCGGCGAGAACTTCCACAACCACGTCCTCTCCGGCGTCATCCGCGAGTGCGCCCCCCGCGTCCCCGCGCCACGGCTCAACCTGTCCGAGTGCGCCCTCTTCTGGAAATCCCATCCGGACCAGGTGGGGCCCGACCTGCAGCTCGCCTTCGTCCACGTGCCATTCAATGGCACCGTCGGCCTGCGGTATCCGAACGCCATCAGCATCCTGCCCGGGGTGGTGCGGCCGCTGGCGCGCGGCTGGGTGCGGCTGGCCAGCGGCGACCCGTTGGACAGGCCGCTCGTCCATCCCAACTACCTGGGGAACGAAGCGGACAGGAAGCGGCTGATGCAGGGCGTGGAGATGGCCCGGGAGCTCTTCGCGACGCGCGCGTTCTCCGGCTGGGTGCGCGACGAACGGATGCCCGGACCGAAGGTCAAGACCCGCGCCCAGCTCCAGGCCTTCCTCCAGGAGAGCGCGGACTCGTATCACCACCAGGCCGGCTCCTGCCGGATGGGGCTCGATGCGATGGCCGTCGTGGATCCGAAGCTGCGCGTGTTTGGCGTGGAGGGCCTGCGCGTCGCGGACGCCAGCGTGATGCCGTCCGTCCCCTCGGGGAACTGTCACGCGGGCATCGTCATGATCGCCGAGCGCTGCGCCGACCTGCTCAAGGCCGAGCACCTGGAGGGCCTCCGTCCATGA